From Corvus cornix cornix isolate S_Up_H32 chromosome 1A, ASM73873v5, whole genome shotgun sequence, a single genomic window includes:
- the DERA gene encoding deoxyribose-phosphate aldolase, with protein MAGRNPGTELELGWISKVHVNRPAVVRHAEQIKKWKTVKGNWQAAWLLKAVTCIDLTTLSGDDTPSNVQRLCFKAKRPIREDLLKALDMHDKGITVAAVCVYPARVSDAVNTLKAAGCNIPVASVAAGFPSGQTPLETKLTEIKLAVEYGAQEIDIVISRSLVLTGQWEGLYEEIRLCRAACGEAHMKTILATGELGSLANVYKASMIAMMAGSDFIKTSTGKEVENATFPVGIVMMRAIKEYYWQTGYKVGFKPAGGIRTAKEAITWLMLVKEELGVEWLTPELFRLGASSLLGDIEQQIFYHVTGSYALQHELAMA; from the exons AACTTGGCTGGATCTCAAAAGTGCATGTGAATCGACCTGCAGTGGTGAGGCATgcagaacaaattaaaaaatggaaaactgtgAAAGGTAATTGGCAA GCGGCTTGGCTGCTGAAAGCTGTCACCTGCATAGACCTCACCACTCTCTCAGGCGATGATACTCCTTCAAATGTTCAAAGGCTGTGCTTTAAAGCAAAGCGCCCTATCAGAGAGGATCTGCTCAAAGCCTTGGACATGCACGATAAAG GTATCACTGTTGCAGCAGTTTGTGTGTATCCTGCAAGAGTCTCCGATGCTGTGAACACCCTAAAGGCTGCTGGCTGTAACATACCAGTAGCTTCAG TGGCTGCTGGGTTTCCATCTGGACAAACTCCTCTAGAGACCAAACTGACTGAAATAAAGCTGGCAGTGGAATATGGTGCCCAAGAGATTGACATTGTCATTAGCAGGAGTCTGGTGCTGACTGGCCAGTGGGAAG GTCTCTACGAGGAGATCCGTCTGTGCCGTGCGGCCTGTGGAGAAGCTCACATGAAAACCATCTTGGCTACGGGTGAACTGGGATCCCTTGCTAATGTCTACAAAGCCAGTATGATAGCTATGATGGCAG GTTCCGATTTTATAAAGACATCTACAGGAAAGGAGGTGGAAAATGCGACCTTTCCCGTTGGCATAGTCATGATGCGAGCCATTAAGGAATACTACTGGCAAACTGGCTACAAG GTTGGATTTAAACCTGCTGGGGGCATTAGGACAGCCAAAGAAGCTATTACTTGGCTAATGCTGGtgaaggaggagctgggagtggaGTGGCTGACCCCAGAGCTCTTCCGCCTGGGTGCCAGTAGTTTGCTGGGAGACATTGAGCAACAG